In Helianthus annuus cultivar XRQ/B chromosome 8, HanXRQr2.0-SUNRISE, whole genome shotgun sequence, a single genomic region encodes these proteins:
- the LOC118481050 gene encoding trigger factor-like has product MYMMNKVLENLIGKPVEQRFEEIELEEVRTRHKAEIEEEMKDKDKGVQVEGVFEVTERAIVPSIISESPIQNPCPISLVSGVFDDDVEVDDVVEDDEEEDDDKVRKDDADDVYSASSHDDDDDGDDNDDQGGTGIKVTEASTEENVDHYLHDDANEEPENAESEGEWIAQYRSVDNSAAPRL; this is encoded by the exons ATGTATATGATGAATAAAGTATTGGAGAATTTGATCGGAAAGCCTGTTGAACAAAGATTTGAAGAAATCGAGCTTGAAGAAGTCAGAACACGACATAAGGCTGAGAttgaagaagaaatgaaggaCAAGGATAAAGGTGTTCAAGTTGAAGGTGTTTTTGAAGTAACTGAAAGGGCAATCGTTCCGTCAATTATTTCTGAGTCACCTATTCAAAATCCTTGTCCTATATCTTTAGTTTCTGGTGTATTTGATGATGATGTAGAAGTTGATGATGTAgtagaggatgatgaagaagaagatgatgataagGTTAGGaaagatgatgcagatgatgttTATTCTGCAAGTagtcatgatgatgatgatgacggggATGATAACGATGATCAAGGTGGTACAGGCATCAAAGTTACTGAAGCGTCTACTGAAGAAAATGTTGATCATTATCTTCATGATGATGCTAATGAAGAACCTGAGAATGCTGAAAGTGAGGGGGAGTGGATCGCT caATACAGATCAGTTGacaattcggcagcacctcggctctga
- the LOC118481051 gene encoding serrate RNA effector molecule homolog yields the protein MLVDEPEEDETEADAERDPGRLSPESEQLLKSLTENLEAEKAAGEKEGDDEEKSSSNSEVDETERWKKLISDKDKQKKRKRSGDDDDDFFKDFPNIPENIPLEEIGDFSFVNDELVKKLQKKVEDVLVEKNKLEKRVKTVEAENSSLLKKVEVDQADIDILKVRVAELEKEKARRDEQNEYFKLKKQRVGSQQR from the exons ATGCTGGTTGATGAACCAGAGGAAGATGAAACTGAAGCAGATGCTGAAAGAGATCCAGGTCGTTTATCTCCTGAATCTGAACAGTTACTGAAGTCTCTTACTGAAAATCTTGAAGCTGAGAAAGCAGCTGGTGAGAAAGAAGGCGATGATGAAGAAAAGAGCTCATCTAATTCAGAGGTTGATGAAACTGAACGTTGGAAAAAGCTAATTTCTGATAAAGATAAACAGAAGAAAAGAAAGAGGAGTGGAGATGACGATGATGATTT TTTCAAAGATTTTCCAAATATTCCAGAGAATATTCCTCTTGAAGAAATTGGAGATTTTAGTTTTGTGAATGATGAGCTTGTGAAGAAGTTACAAAAGAAAGTGGAAGATGTGTTAGTTGAGAAAAATAAGCTAGAAAAGCGTGTCAAGACTGTTGAAGCTGAAAACTCGTCTTTGTTGAAAAAAGTTGAAGTTGATCAAGCTGATATTGATATTCTTAAAGTTCGAGTAGCtgagttagaaaaagaaaaagctCGGAGAGATGAACAAAATGAGTACTTCAAGCTGAAAAAACAAAGAGTTGGAAGCCAACAACGCTAA